The Streptomyces sp. NBC_00335 DNA window GTCCCTTGAGGACGCCTCCTTCGGTGAGGAAGCCGGGGGCGTAGAGCGGGATCTTGCCGGCCAGTCCGAAGTCCCGGTACTGCTTGACGAAGTCGACGGCCGCGCCGCCGGCGTAGAAGCAGAAGACGGCCTTCGCGCCGGACTTCTCGATCTGTGCGAGGTACGGCTGGAAGTTCTTGGTCCCCGGGAACGGCGTGTAGACCTCCTCCCCCGCCTGCTTGCCGCCCGCCGGGAGGAAGGTGGACTTGAAGCCCTCCACCTCGTCCTTGCCCGCCTGGTATCCCGCGGCGATCAGGAAGACGGGTCCGCCGGCCTTCTCGGCCACGTGCTTGCCGAGCGCCTTGCCCGGTTCGTCGTTGACGTAGGAGGTGCGCCAGATGTAGGTGGTCCCGGTCAGGGTCGTGGGTGAGGCGTTCGAGCCGACGAGCGGGACCTTGCCGGTCTCGAACAGGTCCTTGACCCCGTTGATGGTGGCCGAGCTGACCACCCCGCTCACGGCGAGCACCCGGTCCTGTTTGACCAGCTTCTCCGCTGCCGCCTTGCCCGAGTCGGCCGTCTCCCCCTCGTCCGCGACAACGATCTCCACCTCACGGCCGCCGAGCTTTCCGCCGCGCTGCGCGACGTAGAGCTCGAAGCCCTGCTTCATGTCGTCGCCCAGCGCCTTGTAGGTCCCCGACCTCGGGACGAGGAGCCCGATCTTCACGGGCCCGCCCTGCTTCTCCTCGCCGGTCCCGAGGCTCGCACCACCACATGCCGTGGTCAGCAAGAGTGCCGTCGATGCGACGACCAGACCAACGGGACGAAACCGACCTGCCATGGGAACTCCGTACGTAGTCAACCGGCCCTGGAGGGCGGGATGTTGCTGATGGGGGCGCCTCGGGCAGTCCCAGGCGTGGAAGATCCGGCTCTCCGGGATGGCCCGGGCCGTCGGCCGTGGCCGTGATGACACGTGTCTATCGCGTTTTTTCGACGGCCGTCAAGAACTTCGCAAGATATACGCCCACGCCCGCCCCGCACCCCTTGACCCCCACCCCAAGCATGGAGCAATACTGACCCTCGTCAAATTTTCGCTATAGAAATTTCGGCGACGGGCACCCGATCAGTCAGGGAGTGAAGCACCATGACCGACGATCCATCACGGCGCAAAGTCCTCAAGAACAGCGGGGTGTTGGCGGGCACCGCACTGCTCTCCGGGGCGGCGGGCGGGCGCGCGGCGCAGGCCGCCCCGCGCACGGCCGAGCCCTCACCCGTCGTGGAACTGCCTTCGGGGCGGCTGCGCGGCAGCACCGAAGGGGGCCTCGCCGCGTTCAAGGGCGTGCCCTACGCGGCACCGCCGGTCGGCGCCCTGCGATGGCGGCCGGCCCAGCCCCACCCCGGCTGGCAGGGAACGCGCGACGCGACCGCCTTCGGTCCGAGCGCCCCGCAGCCGTACCGGGAGGGTGGCGACCAGGTGCTCGGCACCCATGGCTCGCCCCCCTTCGACGAGGACTGCCTCACCCTCAACGTCTGGACACCCGGAGCCGACGACGCCAAGCGGCCGGTCATGGTGTGGATCCACGGCGGCGGCTTCATCTCCGGATCCGGATCGATGCCGGGCTACTCCGGCGAAACCTTCTCGCGCGACGGGGACCTCGTCGTCGTGACCCTCAATTACCGCCTCGGTCCGTTGGGTTACCTCTACTTCGGCGAGGACGGCGCCGGGGGGAACTTCTGGCTCACCGACCAGCTCGCCGCGCTGCGCTGGGTACGGGACAACATCGCCGCGTTCGGCGGCGACCCCGACGACATCACCCTCGCCGGCCAGTCCGGCGGCGCGCTGTCGGTCGCGGCGCTGGCCGGTGTCCGGCCCAAGCGCCGCCCCCTGTTCCGGCGCGCCATCCTGCAGAGCCCGCCGCTCGGACTGAAGATCCCCACGCGCAGCGAATCCCTCGAACGCACCGCCTCCTTCCTCGACGTCCTGAAGGTCAGGAACGTGACGGAGCTGCGGGCCGTGCCCTGGCCACGCCTGATCGCCGCCACCTTCGAGATGTTCGGGCGCACCGGACGGTGGGGTTACTGGTCGACCCCGTTCCTGCCGGTGCTCGACGGGGTCACGCTGGACCGCGACCCCGCCGACCTGCTGCTCGGCGGAGCCGGGGCGGACATCGACGTCCTGATCGGCTGGACCAGGGAGGAGGCCAACTTCGCCTTCGCGCTGAGCGAGCCGTACGCCGCCTCGACCAGGGAGCAGGTGGTCGCCCGGGCGCGGGACACCTTCGGAAACCGGGCGGAGCAGGCGTACACGGCGTACGAAGAGGCCCGGCCCGGCGCCCGTCCCGTGGACGTACTGATGGACCTGATCACCGACGAACTGTTCCGCATGCCCGCCGTGGCGCTGGCCGAACGGCGAGCGGCCCGGGGACGTCCGGTCTGGGCCTACCAGTTCAACCTTCCGACGCCCGCGCACGGCGGTCAACTCGCGGCGGCGCACTGCCTGGAGCTGCCGTTCGTGTTCGACAACTTCGACAAGTGGTCGCAGGCTCCCTTCCTGGCGGGGCTGAATCCCAGGGTCCGTGACGGCCTCGCCTCGACGATGCACACGGCCTGGATCTCCTTCATCCGCACCGGCGCCCCCCATCACCACCCCATGCCGCAATGGGGCCGCTACGAACAGGACACCCGCACGACGATGGCCTTCGACTCGGTCACCAACGCCGTGGACGACCTCGCGGGTTACTGGCGGCGCCTGCACCATCCGGCAGGGCGCTGACCGTCCGATCGAGGGGGTCGCCGGCGCGGGGCCGGTGACCCCCTGCAGGTGGCGCGGGCCCGGGGCCGCGGGCATCTCGTCGGGCTGCCGGCAGGGGCCACGCTCGTCGCCTCGGGCAACGGTGGTGTCCACCAGGTGAGTTACCGGCCGGAAGGCATAGGTCCGCACGTGAGGATCCGGTAGCTTTCCGTCACGTCGCCGCCACACCCGGGGCACAGGGCCCCACGGGACTTGCGGCGCGAAGGACCCGACACCTGTTGACGACAGCGACCGAAGTCTTCACAGTCAGGCCGTTCACCCCGCACTGCCAGGTGATCCACACCGAAGGCGATCATGCCGTGATCGGCATCTCGCCCGGGAACAGCTACTTCTCCGCCCAGCGTGTCCTCGACCTCGCCCAGTGGGGCCTGCGCAACTTCGCGCAGGTGGACATCATCTACACCGACCTGCACGTGGCCGAGATGTACGAGGCCCTCGGCTACGACGCCGACGAAGCCCGGCGCAAGGCGGTCAAGAACCTGCGCGGCGTCCGCGCCAAGGTCAACAACGCGGCGGCCGAGGCCGACCCCAGCGGCGAGCGCCTGCGCGCCCGCCCCATGTCGGCCCTCACCGACATCCCCGCCTACCGCAGGCTCCACAGCCACCTGTACAACCTGCTCGACAGCGACCCGGAATTCCGCAGCACCTGCAATTCCCTGGTCGACTCGTTCCTCTCCTCCAAGGTGCTGGGCGGCAAGACCGCCACCACCCGGCAGCGCGAGGTCTGCCTGGAGTACGTCTGCGCCGAAGCGCCGCTCTTCCTCGACACCCCGGCCATTCTCGGGGTGCCGTCCTCCCTGAACTGCTACCACCAGCTCCTGCCGATGGCGGAACTGCTCTACTCGCGCGGCTCCGGTCTGCGCGCCTCCCGCAACCAGGGCCACGCCGTCATCACCCCCGCCGAAGGATCAACCGATGTCCACTGAGACCCTCCTCGACTTCCCGTTCTCCGCACGTGGTGACCAACTCCCGCACGAGGTAGAGGCGTTGCGTGACGAGCCGGTCAAGCGGGTGCGCACGATCGCCGGTGACGAGGCCTGGCTCGTGTCCTCGTACGAACTGTGCAAGCAGGTCCTCGAAGATCCCCGGTTCAGCCTGAAGGACACCTCCGCGCCCGGCGTGCCCCGCCAGTACGCGCTGACGATCCCGCCCGAGGTCGTCAACAACATGGGCAACATCACCGGCGCAGGCCTGCGCAAGGCCGTGCTGAAGGCGATCAACCCCAAGACCGACGGCCTCACCGACTGGATGCGCGGCCACGCCTCCGAACTCGTCGACGGCCTCCTCACCCACGGGGCGCCGGTCGACCTGCGCAGCCAGTTCACCAACCCGTACGCCGAGAACCTGCATTGCCGCATCCTCGGCATCCCGCAGGCCGACGCCCCGCGCCTGGCGTCCAGCCTCGACATCGCGTTCATGAACTCGGCCTGCCCCGTCACCGGTGCCAAGCTCAACTGGGACCGGGACATGGCTTATATGGTCGAGCGCCTCGACGACCCCGCCACCACCGGGCTCGTCTCCGAGCTTGCGGCCCTGCGCACGGACCCCCAGTACGCGCACCTCACCGACGAGATGCTCGCCACGGTCGGGGTCACCCTGTTCGGCGCCGGGGTCATCTCCACCATGGGCTTCCTGACGATGGCGGTCTTCTCCCTGCTCCAGAACCCGGACGTGTGGGAGCAGTTGCGGAAGTCGCCGGAGAAGATCCCGGGCGCCGTGGACGAACTCCTGCGGGTCAACCTCTCGATCGCCGACGGCCTGCCCCGTCTCGCCCTCGAAGACCTCACCCTCGGGGACGTCGAGGTGAAGAAGGGGGAGCTCCTCCTCGTCCTGGTCGAGGCCGCCAACACCGACGCGGCCGTGTTCACCGACCCCCACGTCGTCGACATCGACCGGGAGAACGCGGGCACCCACCTCTCCTTCGGCGGTGGACAGCACTACTGCCCCGCCACCGCGCTCGGCAAGCGGCACGCCGAGATCGCCATCGAGGTGCTCCTGGAGAAGATGCCCCGCCTCCAGCTCGCCGTGCCGGTCGACCAGCTCGTCTGGCGCACCCGGTTCATGAAGCGGCTCCCGGAGCGGCTCCCCGTCCTCTGGTAGCAGGACCGTAGTGGACGAGCGGCCCCGCCCGGAACTCCGGGCGGGGCCGCTCGCCGTGGCGGACCGTACCGCGTCACGCGGTGAAGGGGGCGCCGTCCAGGGTCCAGTGGGGATCCAGGCCGATGCCCAGCGCCGCGTACACATGGGCGGCGACATCGGTGTGCCGGACCGCCGGCGGGGTCGCGCCCGCGACCAGGCCGGGACCGCTCGCCGCCACCCAGGCGGTGCGCTCCAGCTCGCTGCGCCCTCCGTGGCCCCCTTCGTCGCGGTGGCCGTGGTCGGTCACCACGATGACCGTCCACTGCTCCCCGGGGTGGCCGGGACGGTCGCGGACCGCCTTGAGCAGCCGGCCCAGGCGCTGGTCCGCCGTCTCGATCGCCCGGCGGTACTCCGGGCCGCAGCCGAGGAAGTGGGCGGTCTCGTCGACGGCTCCGAGGTAGACGAAGGAGGCGTCGAGGTCTTCTCCGGAGCCCAGGACGCGCGCCGCTTCGGCCGTCACGGCCTCGTCGACCTCTTCCCAGCCCTCCGGCGTGTCCGCGCGGGGAGCGATGAAGGCGAGCCGGCTGGGTGCGGTGAAGAGCGGGCCGCCCTGCTGGGCGAGGAAGAGGGGGGCCCAGCCGCCGGCGGCGAAGGTCCGCCGGCCGCATTCGAGTGCCAGACGGGTGGTGAAGTCGGGGAAGACGTCGAGCCGGTTGCCGTCGAGACGGTTGCCCCAGACCCCGTGCTTGGCCACGGTGACCCCGGTGGCGATGGTGGCCCAGCAGGGCCCGGACATCGTCGGCGTGGCCTCGTCGATCTCGACGGGGGCCAGGAAGCCCTCGCCGGCCATCTCGTCGAGGTGGGGGGTGTCCAGCTCGGCCAGCAGGTCGAGCCGTACGCCGTCGATGCCGACGACCAGGACGTGTTGAGTGGGCATGGAAGCGTCCAGAGTGTCCGTGGGTGGATGGGTGGATGGGTGGATGGGCGGGTGGGTGCGCGTGGGCGCGGGGCCGGCCTGGTGTCCCTTGCGCCTACGGGCCAACGGGCCTACGGGGCTGTGGACCTACGGGCCTATGGCCCCGCGGCCCTGCGGCCCCGCGGCCCACAGGGCGAGTCGGCGGCCTACGGAGCCCCCGCCTGCAGGCGGTGCGCGCCCTCCGCCGGGGTGACGGTGAGGAGCCGCGGGAGCCGGTGGCCCGCCGCGCCGAAGGCCGCCGTGACGTGGTCGCCCACCGCGTCCTCGCGCCCCGCCTCCACCAGCGCGATGACGGAGCCGCCGAAGCCGCCTCCCGTCATCCGGGCGCCGAGGGCCCCGGCGTCCAGCGCGGCCGCCACGGCGAGGTCGGTCTCCGGGCAGGAGACCCGGTAGTCGTCGCGGAGCGACGCGTGACCGGCGGTGAGGATCGGGCCGAGGGCGGCCGCGTCGTCCGCCCGGAGCCGGGCGACGGCTTCGGCGACCCGGCCGTTCTCGGTCACCACGTGGCGGACCAGCGGGACGAGTTCCACCGGGAGGTCGTCCAGCGCCGCCGCGAGGTCTCCGGCGGGCAGGTCCCGCAGGGCGCGCAGGCCGAGCAGCCCGGCCGCCCGTTCACAGCCCGCGCGCAGGGCCGCGTACGCCCCGTCGCCCAGGTCGTGGGAGACCCGGGTGTCGATCACGAGCAGTCCGAGTCCCTGCCCCGGGAGGTCGAAGGGCACCTGCCGGTGCAGCTCCGGGGTGCGGGCGTCGAGGTGGAGGGCGGCCCCGGTGGTGCAGCACACGGAGGCCATCTGGTCCATGATCCCGCAGGGCACGCCGGCGAAGGCGTTCTCCGCCCGCTGGGCGATCCGGGCCAGTTCGGGCCCGGGCAGCCCGAGGCCGTGCAGCTCGTCGTAGGCGACGGCGACCACGCACTCCAGCGCGGCGGAGGAGGAGAGGCCCGCGCCGGTGGGGACCGTGCTGTCGAAGTGGAGGTCCGCGCCCCCGACGGGGTGTCCCGCCTCGGCGAGGGCCCAGACCGCACCGGCCGGGTACGCGGCCCAGCCCGGCACGGCTCCGGGGGCCAGGGCGGCCACGGCCAGTTCGATGGTCCGGCCGTCGCCCTGTGCGCTGTGCAGCCGCAGTCGCCCGTCCGTACGGGCGCGGGCGGCGAGCAGGGTGGTGTGCGGGAGGGCGATGGGGAGGGCGAACCCGTCGTTGTAGTCGGTGTGTTCACCGATCAGGTTGACCCGGCCGGGCGCCGCCCAGATCCCGTCGGGAGAGCCTCCGTAGAGCTTCGTGAAGGTGCTCGCGGCCCGCTCGTTCCGGTTCACGCGAGGGCCTCCCGCAGTCGTCGTGCCGCGGTCTCGGGGGCCACGTCGTTGATGAAGGCTTCCGCCCCGGACTCCGTCCCGGCGAGGAACTTGAGCTTGTCGGGGGTCCTGCGGATGGTGAACAGCTCCAAGTGCAGGGCCAGTTCCTCCCCGCCGGTGCGGGGAGCCTGGTGCCACGCGGAGATGTACGGGGTGGGGGCAGGCCCCTGCGGCCGCTCCGCCTCCGTCTCCGACTCCTGATCCGGTACGGGGAACAGCCGGTCGAAGCGGCGCAGCAAGTCGAGGTAGAGGCCGGGGAACTCGGCACGCTCGGCTTCGGTGAGGCAGGTCAGGTCGGGGACCCGGCGGTTCGGGTAGAGGTGGACCTCGTACGGCCAGCGGGCGGCGTAGGGCACGAAGGCGGTCCAGTGCTCCCCTGCCGTCACCACCCGCTCGGTGGCGGCGCGGGCCGTGGCCAGCAGGTCCTCGAAGAGGTTGCGGCCGGTGGCGGCGCGGTGCGCCGCCGCGGCGGCCGTCATCTTGGCGGTGCGCGGCGTGACGAAGGGGAAGGCGTAGATCTGGCCGTGCGGATGGGCGAGGGTCACCCCGATCTCGGCTCCCCGGTTCTCGAAGCAGTACACCTGCTCGACTCCGGGGAGGGCGGAGAGATCCGCGGTGCGGTCGGTCCACGCGTCCAGCACCAGGCGTGCGGCGGCCGGGGTGAGGTCGGCGAATCCGGCGTCGTGGTCGGGGGTGAAGCAGACGACTTCGCAGCGTCCGGCCTCGCCCGCGAGGGAGGGGAAG harbors:
- a CDS encoding ABC transporter substrate-binding protein: MAGRFRPVGLVVASTALLLTTACGGASLGTGEEKQGGPVKIGLLVPRSGTYKALGDDMKQGFELYVAQRGGKLGGREVEIVVADEGETADSGKAAAEKLVKQDRVLAVSGVVSSATINGVKDLFETGKVPLVGSNASPTTLTGTTYIWRTSYVNDEPGKALGKHVAEKAGGPVFLIAAGYQAGKDEVEGFKSTFLPAGGKQAGEEVYTPFPGTKNFQPYLAQIEKSGAKAVFCFYAGGAAVDFVKQYRDFGLAGKIPLYAPGFLTEGGVLKGQGDAANGILTALNYSADLNNSANKQFAPAYTAAHGAAPTTYAMASWDAAQVLDKAIGAAGSAGAAVTSESVNAAIARVGEIDSPRGTWRFNAGGTPVQPWYLREVKQGVNTVSSELGRLGG
- a CDS encoding carboxylesterase/lipase family protein — its product is MTDDPSRRKVLKNSGVLAGTALLSGAAGGRAAQAAPRTAEPSPVVELPSGRLRGSTEGGLAAFKGVPYAAPPVGALRWRPAQPHPGWQGTRDATAFGPSAPQPYREGGDQVLGTHGSPPFDEDCLTLNVWTPGADDAKRPVMVWIHGGGFISGSGSMPGYSGETFSRDGDLVVVTLNYRLGPLGYLYFGEDGAGGNFWLTDQLAALRWVRDNIAAFGGDPDDITLAGQSGGALSVAALAGVRPKRRPLFRRAILQSPPLGLKIPTRSESLERTASFLDVLKVRNVTELRAVPWPRLIAATFEMFGRTGRWGYWSTPFLPVLDGVTLDRDPADLLLGGAGADIDVLIGWTREEANFAFALSEPYAASTREQVVARARDTFGNRAEQAYTAYEEARPGARPVDVLMDLITDELFRMPAVALAERRAARGRPVWAYQFNLPTPAHGGQLAAAHCLELPFVFDNFDKWSQAPFLAGLNPRVRDGLASTMHTAWISFIRTGAPHHHPMPQWGRYEQDTRTTMAFDSVTNAVDDLAGYWRRLHHPAGR
- a CDS encoding tRNA-dependent cyclodipeptide synthase yields the protein MTTATEVFTVRPFTPHCQVIHTEGDHAVIGISPGNSYFSAQRVLDLAQWGLRNFAQVDIIYTDLHVAEMYEALGYDADEARRKAVKNLRGVRAKVNNAAAEADPSGERLRARPMSALTDIPAYRRLHSHLYNLLDSDPEFRSTCNSLVDSFLSSKVLGGKTATTRQREVCLEYVCAEAPLFLDTPAILGVPSSLNCYHQLLPMAELLYSRGSGLRASRNQGHAVITPAEGSTDVH
- a CDS encoding cytochrome P450 → MSTETLLDFPFSARGDQLPHEVEALRDEPVKRVRTIAGDEAWLVSSYELCKQVLEDPRFSLKDTSAPGVPRQYALTIPPEVVNNMGNITGAGLRKAVLKAINPKTDGLTDWMRGHASELVDGLLTHGAPVDLRSQFTNPYAENLHCRILGIPQADAPRLASSLDIAFMNSACPVTGAKLNWDRDMAYMVERLDDPATTGLVSELAALRTDPQYAHLTDEMLATVGVTLFGAGVISTMGFLTMAVFSLLQNPDVWEQLRKSPEKIPGAVDELLRVNLSIADGLPRLALEDLTLGDVEVKKGELLLVLVEAANTDAAVFTDPHVVDIDRENAGTHLSFGGGQHYCPATALGKRHAEIAIEVLLEKMPRLQLAVPVDQLVWRTRFMKRLPERLPVLW
- a CDS encoding alkaline phosphatase family protein; translation: MPTQHVLVVGIDGVRLDLLAELDTPHLDEMAGEGFLAPVEIDEATPTMSGPCWATIATGVTVAKHGVWGNRLDGNRLDVFPDFTTRLALECGRRTFAAGGWAPLFLAQQGGPLFTAPSRLAFIAPRADTPEGWEEVDEAVTAEAARVLGSGEDLDASFVYLGAVDETAHFLGCGPEYRRAIETADQRLGRLLKAVRDRPGHPGEQWTVIVVTDHGHRDEGGHGGRSELERTAWVAASGPGLVAGATPPAVRHTDVAAHVYAALGIGLDPHWTLDGAPFTA
- the galK gene encoding galactokinase — its product is MNRNERAASTFTKLYGGSPDGIWAAPGRVNLIGEHTDYNDGFALPIALPHTTLLAARARTDGRLRLHSAQGDGRTIELAVAALAPGAVPGWAAYPAGAVWALAEAGHPVGGADLHFDSTVPTGAGLSSSAALECVVAVAYDELHGLGLPGPELARIAQRAENAFAGVPCGIMDQMASVCCTTGAALHLDARTPELHRQVPFDLPGQGLGLLVIDTRVSHDLGDGAYAALRAGCERAAGLLGLRALRDLPAGDLAAALDDLPVELVPLVRHVVTENGRVAEAVARLRADDAAALGPILTAGHASLRDDYRVSCPETDLAVAAALDAGALGARMTGGGFGGSVIALVEAGREDAVGDHVTAAFGAAGHRLPRLLTVTPAEGAHRLQAGAP
- the galT gene encoding galactose-1-phosphate uridylyltransferase gives rise to the protein MKKTLAKLADGRELIYFDAGEGAVREAPDLRPLDPVDSRPELRRDEATGDWITIASHRQNRIYHPPAGECPLCPSRDGRLSEIPAADYEVAVFENRFPSLAGEAGRCEVVCFTPDHDAGFADLTPAAARLVLDAWTDRTADLSALPGVEQVYCFENRGAEIGVTLAHPHGQIYAFPFVTPRTAKMTAAAAAHRAATGRNLFEDLLATARAATERVVTAGEHWTAFVPYAARWPYEVHLYPNRRVPDLTCLTEAERAEFPGLYLDLLRRFDRLFPVPDQESETEAERPQGPAPTPYISAWHQAPRTGGEELALHLELFTIRRTPDKLKFLAGTESGAEAFINDVAPETAARRLREALA